In Archangium violaceum, the following are encoded in one genomic region:
- the gltC gene encoding adventurous gliding motility protein GltC, whose protein sequence is MKRLLRPLCLATLGLTLAWATPSPAQSFEGLDLSQSAKKKKKKPTRKPARGKKPTATQAQDDDSDSDSSSDASASSDTSAPAPAPADTGTASTPAAPAGDAASSTPAMGLDLTAETPSAPKAAPTMSFDAVDVSGKSGDRQRLDVAIALFKNEEYEKAAMSSFEMLQDAKLAGLHLEARYVLAKALYRMGLYHSSLGEFSKILAVGPETKFFRTSLEWLFFISRKTKNETVILDEIAKYANQEFPERFRNEFHYLLARYHFVRGKALDQVGRPEDADKSFSEVKRLALLIPKTDPFYPRTKYLEGLAYFRFGNQAKNAAERRVDINTVGAIDAMKEIVRVTRSTAGLDAEQVAFNQKLRELAFMQLARTHYGMQQNRYALFYFNKVERGTSQWLEAMFEASWANYRVGQYEQALGNLITLSSPFFREEYFPEAMILKAVIYYENCRYRESSLILQDFERTYLPVHDQLELITKKQMNASEYYGVLSDVQKKNKEGLEKQTDVILERILRLALTDQDLKKTNDSILELEGEMDVFGEKGDTFRYSELSKQLLEGLKTQRTVLIEKAGTMAKGKLETELVGLKQLLANGLRIKFETVSKEKEFLEEQLKAGGSVSVVKKYRYSVAVADDQLYWPYEGEYWRDELGTYQYTMTKGCIQRDTANRTIQASESN, encoded by the coding sequence ATGAAACGTCTGCTCCGGCCTCTCTGCCTCGCCACCCTCGGGCTCACCCTGGCCTGGGCGACTCCCTCGCCCGCGCAGAGCTTCGAGGGCCTGGATCTCTCCCAGTCCGCGAAGAAGAAGAAGAAGAAGCCCACCCGCAAGCCAGCGCGCGGGAAGAAGCCCACGGCCACCCAGGCCCAGGACGATGACTCCGACTCGGATTCGAGCTCGGATGCCAGCGCTTCCAGCGACACGTCCGCCCCGGCCCCCGCTCCCGCCGACACGGGCACGGCCTCCACTCCGGCCGCCCCGGCCGGCGACGCCGCCTCGTCCACCCCCGCCATGGGGTTGGATCTGACGGCCGAGACGCCCAGCGCTCCCAAGGCCGCGCCCACCATGTCCTTCGACGCGGTGGACGTGTCCGGCAAGAGCGGTGATCGCCAGCGCCTGGACGTGGCCATCGCGCTCTTCAAGAACGAGGAGTACGAGAAGGCGGCGATGAGCTCCTTCGAGATGCTCCAGGACGCCAAGCTCGCCGGCCTCCACCTGGAGGCGCGCTACGTGCTGGCCAAGGCCCTCTACCGCATGGGCCTGTACCACTCGTCGCTGGGCGAGTTCTCGAAGATCCTCGCCGTCGGTCCGGAGACGAAGTTCTTCCGCACCAGCCTCGAGTGGCTCTTCTTCATCAGCCGCAAGACGAAGAACGAGACCGTCATCCTGGATGAGATCGCCAAGTACGCCAACCAGGAGTTCCCCGAGCGCTTCCGCAACGAGTTCCACTACCTGCTGGCCCGCTACCACTTCGTGCGTGGCAAGGCGCTGGACCAGGTGGGCCGCCCGGAGGACGCGGACAAGAGCTTCAGCGAGGTGAAGCGCCTGGCGCTGCTCATCCCGAAGACGGATCCGTTCTACCCGAGGACCAAGTACCTCGAGGGTCTGGCCTACTTCCGCTTCGGCAACCAGGCCAAGAACGCCGCCGAGAGGCGCGTGGACATCAACACCGTGGGCGCCATCGACGCGATGAAGGAGATCGTCCGCGTCACCCGCTCCACGGCCGGCCTGGACGCCGAGCAGGTCGCCTTCAACCAGAAGCTGCGCGAGCTGGCCTTCATGCAGCTGGCCCGTACCCACTACGGCATGCAGCAGAACCGCTACGCGCTCTTCTATTTCAACAAGGTGGAGCGCGGCACCTCGCAGTGGCTGGAGGCCATGTTCGAGGCCAGCTGGGCCAACTACCGCGTGGGCCAGTACGAGCAGGCGCTCGGCAACCTCATCACGCTCTCCTCGCCCTTCTTCCGCGAGGAGTACTTCCCCGAGGCGATGATCCTCAAGGCGGTCATCTATTACGAGAACTGCCGCTACCGCGAGTCCAGCCTCATCCTCCAGGACTTCGAGCGCACCTACCTGCCCGTTCATGATCAGCTCGAGCTGATCACCAAGAAGCAGATGAACGCCAGCGAGTACTACGGCGTGCTCTCCGACGTGCAGAAGAAGAACAAGGAGGGCCTGGAGAAGCAGACGGACGTCATCCTCGAGCGCATCCTGCGCCTGGCCCTCACGGATCAGGACCTCAAGAAGACGAACGACTCCATCCTCGAGCTGGAAGGGGAGATGGACGTCTTCGGGGAGAAGGGTGACACCTTCCGCTACTCCGAGCTGTCCAAGCAGCTGCTGGAGGGCCTGAAGACCCAGCGCACCGTCCTCATCGAGAAGGCCGGCACCATGGCCAAGGGCAAGCTGGAGACGGAGCTGGTCGGCCTCAAGCAACTGCTGGCCAACGGCCTGCGCATCAAGTTCGAGACCGTCTCCAAGGAGAAGGAGTTCCTCGAGGAGCAGCTCAAGGCCGGCGGCAGCGTGTCCGTCGTGAAGAAGTACCGCTACTCCGTGGCGGTGGCGGACGATCAGCTCTACTGGCCGTACGAGGGTGAGTACTGGCGCGACGAGCTGGGCACCTACCAGTACACGATGACCAAGGGCTGCATCCAGCGCGACACCGCGAACCGGACGATCCAGGCCAGCGAGAGCAACTGA
- a CDS encoding TIGR02265 family protein, giving the protein MGDDTGSSHSLGSEEELRRRLTYVTPADTTRGIFLNSVLEVVRQLGDEATVRHCLDESGETRFVALFNYPVSTLLRMSYAGARRLSNDSRNFEEVMRQMGYLSARSFATTSMGQIMLRQILGQPRRLLENLPAAYRMTTNVGTCKVRWTGHTSAVILITRDILPYPYMEGSLQGTFEVTAIRGLTVRAHPLESLDTEYELSWG; this is encoded by the coding sequence ATGGGGGATGACACGGGCAGCTCGCACTCTCTCGGCTCCGAGGAGGAGCTGCGGCGACGGCTGACCTACGTGACACCCGCGGACACCACGCGCGGCATCTTCCTCAACAGTGTGCTGGAGGTGGTACGCCAACTGGGGGACGAGGCCACGGTGCGGCACTGTCTGGACGAAAGTGGGGAGACGCGCTTCGTGGCGCTCTTCAACTATCCGGTCAGCACCCTGCTGCGCATGTCCTATGCCGGTGCGCGGCGCCTGAGCAACGACAGCCGGAACTTCGAAGAGGTGATGCGACAGATGGGCTATCTGTCGGCCAGGAGCTTCGCCACCACCTCCATGGGACAGATCATGCTTCGGCAGATTCTCGGGCAGCCCCGGCGGCTGCTCGAGAATCTGCCGGCGGCCTACCGGATGACCACGAACGTGGGAACGTGCAAGGTGAGGTGGACGGGGCACACCAGCGCCGTCATCCTCATCACGCGCGACATCCTCCCCTACCCCTACATGGAGGGCTCGCTTCAGGGCACGTTCGAGGTCACGGCGATACGAGGACTGACGGTGCGCGCGCATCCGCTCGAGTCGCTCGACACCGAGTACGAGCTCTCCTGGGGATGA
- the plsX gene encoding phosphate acyltransferase PlsX: MATKLVTIAFDVMGSDHGPAEVVRGAAQLSLESPHIHTLLVGDRAVIDNALAETKHNGERISVQHASEQISMDEKPGEALARKPDASVSVAARLVAEGEADALVSAGNTGACVLSCARHFQLLPGVRRAALASVYPTRARRGDKDDPFSLILDVGATVEATADDLVTFAVMGAAYARIISRNENPKVALLSNGTEPNKGPRQVVEAHARLAGLPGLQFIGNVEGVDIPKGTADVVVTDGFVGNVCLKMLEGVHETVVELAQYAYKESLRWRAGLAMLSGGIQRIKDVTDWEQYGGAPVLGFDRIFIKAHGRSKSRAIANAGKVAAKAVSHELGKAIQEGLAR, translated from the coding sequence ATGGCCACCAAGCTCGTCACCATTGCGTTCGACGTGATGGGGAGCGATCACGGCCCCGCGGAGGTAGTCAGGGGGGCCGCGCAGCTCTCGTTGGAATCACCTCACATCCACACGTTGCTGGTGGGGGACAGGGCTGTCATCGACAATGCGCTCGCCGAGACGAAGCACAACGGCGAGCGCATCTCGGTGCAGCACGCCTCCGAGCAGATCTCCATGGACGAGAAGCCCGGCGAGGCGCTGGCGCGCAAGCCGGATGCGTCCGTGTCGGTGGCGGCGCGGCTCGTGGCCGAGGGCGAGGCGGACGCGCTCGTGTCGGCCGGAAACACGGGCGCGTGCGTGCTGTCGTGTGCCCGGCACTTCCAGCTGCTGCCGGGAGTGCGGCGCGCGGCGCTGGCCTCGGTGTACCCGACGCGCGCGCGCCGGGGCGACAAGGATGATCCGTTCTCGCTCATCCTCGACGTGGGGGCCACGGTGGAGGCCACCGCGGACGACCTGGTGACGTTCGCGGTGATGGGGGCGGCGTACGCGCGCATCATCTCACGCAACGAGAACCCCAAGGTGGCGCTGCTCTCCAATGGCACCGAGCCCAACAAGGGCCCGCGCCAGGTGGTGGAGGCGCACGCGCGGCTGGCGGGCCTGCCGGGGCTGCAGTTCATCGGGAACGTGGAGGGCGTGGACATCCCCAAGGGCACGGCGGACGTGGTGGTGACGGACGGCTTCGTCGGCAACGTGTGCCTGAAGATGCTGGAGGGGGTGCACGAGACGGTGGTGGAGCTGGCCCAGTACGCGTACAAGGAGAGCCTGCGCTGGAGGGCCGGGCTGGCGATGCTGTCCGGTGGCATCCAGCGCATCAAGGACGTCACCGACTGGGAGCAATACGGGGGAGCACCGGTGCTGGGGTTCGATCGCATCTTCATCAAGGCCCACGGACGCTCGAAGTCGCGGGCCATCGCCAACGCGGGCAAGGTGGCCGCCAAGGCGGTGTCCCATGAGCTGGGCAAGGCCATCCAGGAGGGTCTGGCGCGGTGA
- a CDS encoding NAD-dependent epimerase/dehydratase family protein — MRAIVTGANGTVGSRLCEYLRRLGVEVVCWDRDRVPLDDYWAMEGFVRSVAPEALFHLATASRPTGRPNESWLVNYEWTSELAWISRQLGVRFVFSSTAMVFSDHAPGPFTVDSVPEAPEGYGYEKRRAEERVFQQNPEARVVRLGWQIDDRPSGNNMLASLEAQMRERGRVEASTRWYPACAFLDDTVRALLALAWAEPGLYMLDANERWSYFEIVRALNARYGGRWHVEPTESFVFDQRMMDDRVVLPSLKARLPELR, encoded by the coding sequence ATGAGAGCCATCGTCACGGGCGCCAATGGCACGGTCGGCTCGCGGCTGTGCGAGTACCTTCGGCGGCTCGGTGTCGAGGTGGTGTGCTGGGACCGCGACCGCGTCCCGCTGGACGACTACTGGGCCATGGAGGGGTTCGTGCGCTCGGTGGCCCCGGAGGCGCTGTTCCACCTGGCGACGGCCTCGCGCCCCACGGGCCGGCCCAACGAGTCGTGGCTCGTCAACTACGAGTGGACGAGCGAGCTCGCGTGGATCTCCCGTCAGCTGGGCGTGCGGTTCGTGTTCTCCAGCACGGCGATGGTGTTCTCGGACCATGCCCCCGGGCCCTTCACGGTGGACTCGGTGCCGGAGGCGCCCGAGGGCTACGGGTACGAGAAGCGGCGCGCGGAGGAGCGGGTCTTCCAGCAGAACCCCGAGGCGCGCGTGGTGCGGCTGGGCTGGCAGATCGACGACCGGCCCTCGGGCAACAACATGCTCGCCTCGCTGGAGGCGCAGATGCGCGAGCGGGGCAGGGTGGAGGCGAGCACGCGGTGGTATCCGGCGTGCGCCTTCCTCGATGACACCGTGAGGGCCCTGCTGGCGCTCGCGTGGGCGGAGCCGGGGCTCTACATGCTCGACGCGAACGAGCGGTGGTCCTATTTCGAGATCGTCCGCGCCCTCAACGCGCGGTACGGCGGCCGGTGGCACGTGGAGCCCACGGAGAGCTTCGTGTTCGATCAGCGCATGATGGACGACCGGGTGGTGCTGCCCTCGCTCAAGGCACGGCTGCCGGAATTGCGCTGA
- a CDS encoding phosphatase domain-containing protein, translated as MSLPDRIDPRPPRRIYRWDLDKTYLQTEFDSLRDLLRTAFQKAHEKQAVPGASALIRELAANGDTRLCIVSGSPKQMRSVLEEKLKLDGVVWDEFVLKDNVGNLMRGRFRALRGQVGYKLPAIMESRANAPVEAEEVLFGDDAEADAFIYSLYADMIAGRVDERVLNQILEAAAVYPDEAERVRTAWKKIPVSDPVRRIFIHLDRLTPPAHFANYGPRVVPIFNYFQAALVLLADGHLTAPQVIKIAVEMVQTAGHNIITLSNSFQDLLRRGLPLQHAAAALVQALEGPNALLQALRPVPDIISAFTKRLAALGTPPPPPPVQAVDYLDLIHHALPRTHKARKTH; from the coding sequence GTGAGCCTGCCGGACCGCATCGATCCCAGGCCCCCGCGGCGCATCTACCGCTGGGACCTGGACAAGACGTACCTGCAGACGGAGTTCGACTCGCTGCGGGACCTGCTGCGCACGGCCTTCCAGAAGGCCCACGAGAAGCAGGCCGTGCCAGGTGCGTCCGCGCTCATCCGCGAGCTGGCGGCCAACGGGGACACGCGGCTGTGCATCGTCTCCGGAAGCCCCAAGCAGATGCGCTCGGTGCTGGAGGAGAAGCTCAAGCTGGACGGGGTGGTGTGGGACGAGTTCGTCCTCAAGGACAACGTGGGCAACCTGATGCGCGGGCGCTTCCGGGCGCTGCGCGGACAGGTCGGCTACAAGCTGCCCGCCATCATGGAGAGCCGCGCCAACGCGCCCGTGGAGGCCGAGGAGGTGCTCTTCGGGGATGACGCCGAGGCGGATGCCTTCATCTACTCGCTCTACGCGGACATGATCGCCGGGCGCGTGGACGAGCGGGTGCTGAACCAGATTCTCGAGGCTGCCGCGGTGTACCCGGACGAGGCCGAGCGGGTGCGCACCGCGTGGAAGAAGATTCCGGTGTCCGACCCCGTGCGGCGCATCTTCATCCACCTGGATCGGCTGACGCCGCCGGCGCACTTCGCCAACTACGGCCCGCGCGTGGTGCCCATCTTCAACTACTTCCAGGCCGCGCTGGTGCTGCTGGCCGATGGGCACCTGACGGCCCCGCAGGTCATCAAGATCGCCGTGGAGATGGTGCAGACGGCGGGGCACAACATCATCACGCTGTCCAACTCGTTCCAGGACCTGCTGCGCCGGGGCCTGCCGCTGCAGCATGCGGCCGCGGCGCTGGTGCAGGCGCTGGAGGGGCCCAACGCGCTCCTCCAGGCGCTGCGGCCGGTGCCGGACATCATCTCGGCCTTCACCAAGCGGCTCGCCGCCCTGGGGACGCCGCCGCCCCCGCCGCCGGTGCAGGCGGTGGACTACCTGGATCTCATCCACCACGCGCTCCCCCGGACGCACAAGGCGCGCAAGACGCATTAG